In one Nicotiana tomentosiformis chromosome 6, ASM39032v3, whole genome shotgun sequence genomic region, the following are encoded:
- the LOC104089401 gene encoding E3 ubiquitin-protein ligase MIEL1-like isoform X1, whose translation MEDSCNERLDFGKMGYGCKHYRRRCRIRAPCCNEVFDCRHCHNEATSSLHNVFDRHELVRNDVKQVICSVCDTEQPVARVCTNCGVNMGEYFCEVCKFYDDDLDKGQFHCDDCGICRVGGNENFFHCNRCGNFPARLRTFTFLPSLFGSCYSVSLRNNHSCVENSMRHHCPICYEYLFDSLKDTTVLKCGHTMHTECYHEMIKRDKCCCPICSRSIIDMSRAWRRMDEEIEETIMPDDLRYKKVWILCNDCNDTTEVFFHIIGQKCRHCESYNTRMIAPPVLP comes from the exons ATGGAAGACTCCTGCAATGAACGGCTTGATTTTGGTAAAATGGGTTATGG ATGCAAGCACTACAGGAGAAGATGCAGGATCAGGGCACCTTGTTGCAATGAAGTCTTTGACTGTCGCCATTGTCACAATGAAGCTACG AGCTCGTTGCACAATGTATTTGATCGACATGAATTAGTTCGAAATGATGTCAAGCAG GTCATTTGCTCAGTTTGTGATACAGAACAGCCG GTTGCTCGTGTTTGTACAAATTGTGGTGTAAATATGGGAGAATACTTCTGTGAAGTGTGCAAATTCTATGATGATGAT TTAGACAAAGGGCAGTTTCATTGTGATGATTGTGGAATCTGCAG AGTTGGTGGCAATGAGAACTTTTTTCACTGCAATAGATGTG GAAATTTTCCAGCTAGACTCAGAACTTTTACTTTTCTTCCTTCTCTTTTTG GCTCTTGCTATTCAGTTAGTTTACGTAATAACCACTCATGTGTAGAGAACTCCATGCGGCATCATTGTCCTATTTGTTATGAG TATCTCTTTGATTCTCTTAAGGACACAACAGTACTGAAATGTGGGCACACGATGCACACTGAGTGCTATCACGAGATGATAAAGCGTGACAA ATGCTGCTGTCCCATATGTTCCAGATCAATCATAGATATGTCCAGAGCTTGGAGAAGAATGGATGAGGAG ATTGAAGAGACAATCATGCCTGACGATCTTAGATACAAGAAG GTTTGGATTCTATGTAATGACTGTAATGATACAACCGAAGTATTCTTCCACATTATCGGGCAGAAATGTCGACACTGTGAATCATACAACACCCGTATGATTGCACCTCCCGTTCTTCCTTAA
- the LOC104089401 gene encoding E3 ubiquitin-protein ligase MIEL1-like isoform X2, translating to MNGLILVKWVMGTKNKICKHYRRRCRIRAPCCNEVFDCRHCHNEATSSLHNVFDRHELVRNDVKQVICSVCDTEQPVARVCTNCGVNMGEYFCEVCKFYDDDLDKGQFHCDDCGICRVGGNENFFHCNRCGNFPARLRTFTFLPSLFGSCYSVSLRNNHSCVENSMRHHCPICYEYLFDSLKDTTVLKCGHTMHTECYHEMIKRDKCCCPICSRSIIDMSRAWRRMDEEIEETIMPDDLRYKKVWILCNDCNDTTEVFFHIIGQKCRHCESYNTRMIAPPVLP from the exons ATGAACGGCTTGATTTTGGTAAAATGGGTTATGGGTACGAAAAACAAAAT ATGCAAGCACTACAGGAGAAGATGCAGGATCAGGGCACCTTGTTGCAATGAAGTCTTTGACTGTCGCCATTGTCACAATGAAGCTACG AGCTCGTTGCACAATGTATTTGATCGACATGAATTAGTTCGAAATGATGTCAAGCAG GTCATTTGCTCAGTTTGTGATACAGAACAGCCG GTTGCTCGTGTTTGTACAAATTGTGGTGTAAATATGGGAGAATACTTCTGTGAAGTGTGCAAATTCTATGATGATGAT TTAGACAAAGGGCAGTTTCATTGTGATGATTGTGGAATCTGCAG AGTTGGTGGCAATGAGAACTTTTTTCACTGCAATAGATGTG GAAATTTTCCAGCTAGACTCAGAACTTTTACTTTTCTTCCTTCTCTTTTTG GCTCTTGCTATTCAGTTAGTTTACGTAATAACCACTCATGTGTAGAGAACTCCATGCGGCATCATTGTCCTATTTGTTATGAG TATCTCTTTGATTCTCTTAAGGACACAACAGTACTGAAATGTGGGCACACGATGCACACTGAGTGCTATCACGAGATGATAAAGCGTGACAA ATGCTGCTGTCCCATATGTTCCAGATCAATCATAGATATGTCCAGAGCTTGGAGAAGAATGGATGAGGAG ATTGAAGAGACAATCATGCCTGACGATCTTAGATACAAGAAG GTTTGGATTCTATGTAATGACTGTAATGATACAACCGAAGTATTCTTCCACATTATCGGGCAGAAATGTCGACACTGTGAATCATACAACACCCGTATGATTGCACCTCCCGTTCTTCCTTAA
- the LOC138894527 gene encoding uncharacterized protein, with the protein MICPNIQKDIVSSCAKETLKIVVEDLNEDCFGTLVDESKDVSHKEQMALILRYVNKKGKVIERFLSIAHVKDTSTKSLKEAVYSLLLEHSLSKSQIRGQGYDGASNMQGEINGLKTLIMNDTLSAYCIHCFAHQLQLTLVVVAIKYYETEQFFDILVNILNIVGGSFKRREMLRDDQAEKLEELLVLGEVHTGSGLNQELGLQRAGDTRWGSHFKTVCNFISLFSSIVHVLGVLTIDSSNYHERSMTKNLVDDIRSYDFVYMLHLMLKVLALTYDLNMALQKKKIKIL; encoded by the coding sequence ATGATTTGTCCAAATATACAAAAAGATATTGTGAGTTCTTGTGCGAAAGAAACATTAAAAATAGTTGTTGAAGACTTGAACGAGGATTGCTTTGGGACATTGGTTGATGAGTCTAAGGATGTCTCTCATAAGGAACAAATGGCGCTTATTTTACGTTATGTCAACAAAAAGGGTAAAGTTATTGAGCGATTCCTTAGCATTGCTCATGTTAAAGATACATCTACAAAGTCATTAAAAGAAGCAGTTTATTCTTTGCTTTTGGAACATTCATTGAGTAAATCTCAAATACGGGGACAAGGTTATGATGGAGCTAGTAACATGCAAGGAGaaattaatggtcttaaaactttGATTATGAATGATACTCTTTCAGCATATTGCATACATTGTTTTGCTCATCAATTGCAATTAACTCTTGTAGTTGTTGCAATAAAATATTATGAGACCGAACAATTTTTTGATATTcttgtaaatattttaaatattgtTGGAGGTTCTTTTAAGCGTAGGGAGATGCTTCGAGATGATCAAGCAGAAAAATTAGAGGAATTACTAGTGCTTGGTGAAGTTCATACAGGAAGCGGTTTAAATCAAGAACTTGGACTTCAAAGGGCAGGTGATACTCGGTGGGGTTCTCATTTTAAGACAGTGTGTAATTTTATTAGTTTATTCTCATCAATTGTTCATGTACTTGGAGTTCTTACAATTGACAGTTCAAATTATCATGAGAGATCAATGACAAAAAATCTAGTGGATGACATAAGATCCTATGACTTTGTGTATATGTTACATTTAATGTTGAAAGTATTGGCACTTACATATGATTTAAATATggctttgcaaaaaaaaaaaatcaagatacTATAA
- the LOC104089401 gene encoding E3 ubiquitin-protein ligase MIEL1-like isoform X3, whose translation MEDSCNERLDFGKMGYGCKHYRRRCRIRAPCCNEVFDCRHCHNEATSSLHNVFDRHELVRNDVKQVICSVCDTEQPVARVCTNCGVNMGEYFCEVCKFYDDDLDKGQFHCDDCGICRVGGNENFFHCNRCGSCYSVSLRNNHSCVENSMRHHCPICYEYLFDSLKDTTVLKCGHTMHTECYHEMIKRDKCCCPICSRSIIDMSRAWRRMDEEIEETIMPDDLRYKKVWILCNDCNDTTEVFFHIIGQKCRHCESYNTRMIAPPVLP comes from the exons ATGGAAGACTCCTGCAATGAACGGCTTGATTTTGGTAAAATGGGTTATGG ATGCAAGCACTACAGGAGAAGATGCAGGATCAGGGCACCTTGTTGCAATGAAGTCTTTGACTGTCGCCATTGTCACAATGAAGCTACG AGCTCGTTGCACAATGTATTTGATCGACATGAATTAGTTCGAAATGATGTCAAGCAG GTCATTTGCTCAGTTTGTGATACAGAACAGCCG GTTGCTCGTGTTTGTACAAATTGTGGTGTAAATATGGGAGAATACTTCTGTGAAGTGTGCAAATTCTATGATGATGAT TTAGACAAAGGGCAGTTTCATTGTGATGATTGTGGAATCTGCAG AGTTGGTGGCAATGAGAACTTTTTTCACTGCAATAGATGTG GCTCTTGCTATTCAGTTAGTTTACGTAATAACCACTCATGTGTAGAGAACTCCATGCGGCATCATTGTCCTATTTGTTATGAG TATCTCTTTGATTCTCTTAAGGACACAACAGTACTGAAATGTGGGCACACGATGCACACTGAGTGCTATCACGAGATGATAAAGCGTGACAA ATGCTGCTGTCCCATATGTTCCAGATCAATCATAGATATGTCCAGAGCTTGGAGAAGAATGGATGAGGAG ATTGAAGAGACAATCATGCCTGACGATCTTAGATACAAGAAG GTTTGGATTCTATGTAATGACTGTAATGATACAACCGAAGTATTCTTCCACATTATCGGGCAGAAATGTCGACACTGTGAATCATACAACACCCGTATGATTGCACCTCCCGTTCTTCCTTAA
- the LOC104089400 gene encoding lipase-like isoform X1, with translation MDGRTLLKMVIITCLIAYSTGRELKVEDRRTIYNHTLATILVEYAATVYISDLTELFTWTCPRCDDLTKGFQIIELIVDVKRCLQAFVGVAPDLNAIVIAFRGTQGTSIQNWIEDLYWKQLDIDYPGTEDAMVHHGFYSAYHNTTLRPGVLSAVKTAKKLYGDIPIMVTGHSMGGAMAAFCGLDLTVNLGSQNVSVMTFGQPRIGNAAFVSYYSKRVPNTIRVTHEHDIVPHLPPYYQYFPQKTYHHFPTEVWLHNVGLGILAYTVEKVCDDSGEDPSCSRSVAGNSIMDHLRYYGVRLGGEEDPGFCRIVMDRGLAAHGTVDVDGNVILSRDIPASVLRMNVESNEQGRSV, from the exons ATGGATGGAAGAACTTTATTAAAGATGGTTATAATCACCTGCTTAATTGCCTATTCAACTGGTAGAG AACTCAAAGTGGAGGATCGAAGGACAATCTACAATCATACGCTTGCAACCATATTAGTGGAATATGCTGCAACg GTCTATATCTCAGATTTGACAGAACTATTTACTTGGACATGCCCAAGATGTGATGATTTGACGAAG GGGTTTCAAATTATAGAGCTCATTGTTGATGTGAAGCGATGTCTACAG GCATTTGTGGGAGTGGCTCCAGATCTTAATGCCATTGTAATTGCTTTCCGAGGCACTCAAGGAACCAG CATACAGAATTGGATTGAGGATCTATACTGGAAGCAGCTTGATATAGATTATCCTGGAACAGAAGATGCAATG GTGCATCATGGATTTTATTCTGCTTACCACAATACAACATTACGCCCTGGAGTGCTAAGTGCTGTTAAAACAGCAAAAAAGCTGTATGGAGACATTCCTATTATGGTGACAGGGCATTCAATGGGAGGGGCCATGGCTGCTTTTTGTGGATTGGATCTCACA GTAAATCTTGGCTCGCAGAATGTTTCAGTTATGACATTTGGACAACCTCGAATTGGCAATGCTGCTTTTGTGTCCTACTATAGCAAACGGGTGCCAAACACGATTCGTGTCACACATGAACATGATATTGTGCCTCATCTGCCCCCGTACTATCAGTATTTCCCTCAAAAAACTTATCATCATTTTCCTACAGAG GTCTGGCTCCATAACGTTGGCCTTGGAATTCTTGCTTATACAGTTGAAAAGGTCTGTGATGATTCTGGGGAAGACCCTTCTTGTAGCAG GTCAGTGGCTGGTAACAGTATTATGGATCATCTGAGATATTATGGTGTAAGATTAGGAGGCGAGGAGGATCCAGGATTCTGCAGAATTGTGATGGATCGTGGTCTTGCTGCACATGGCACAGTAGATGTTGACGGAAATGTCATCCTATCCAGAGATATTCCTGCTTCTGTTTTGAGGATGAATGTGGAATCTAATGAGCAAGGGAGATCGGTATAG
- the LOC104089401 gene encoding E3 ubiquitin-protein ligase MIEL1-like isoform X4, with the protein MEDSCNERLDFGKMGYGCKHYRRRCRIRAPCCNEVFDCRHCHNEATSSLHNVFDRHELVRNDVKQVICSVCDTEQPVARVCTNCGVNMGEYFCEVCKFYDDDLDKGQFHCDDCGICRVGGNENFFHCNRCGNFPARLRTFTFLPSLFGSCYSVSLRNNHSCVENSMRHHCPICYEYLFDSLKDTTVLKCGHTMHTECYHEMIKRDKLKRQSCLTILDTRRFGFYVMTVMIQPKYSSTLSGRNVDTVNHTTPV; encoded by the exons ATGGAAGACTCCTGCAATGAACGGCTTGATTTTGGTAAAATGGGTTATGG ATGCAAGCACTACAGGAGAAGATGCAGGATCAGGGCACCTTGTTGCAATGAAGTCTTTGACTGTCGCCATTGTCACAATGAAGCTACG AGCTCGTTGCACAATGTATTTGATCGACATGAATTAGTTCGAAATGATGTCAAGCAG GTCATTTGCTCAGTTTGTGATACAGAACAGCCG GTTGCTCGTGTTTGTACAAATTGTGGTGTAAATATGGGAGAATACTTCTGTGAAGTGTGCAAATTCTATGATGATGAT TTAGACAAAGGGCAGTTTCATTGTGATGATTGTGGAATCTGCAG AGTTGGTGGCAATGAGAACTTTTTTCACTGCAATAGATGTG GAAATTTTCCAGCTAGACTCAGAACTTTTACTTTTCTTCCTTCTCTTTTTG GCTCTTGCTATTCAGTTAGTTTACGTAATAACCACTCATGTGTAGAGAACTCCATGCGGCATCATTGTCCTATTTGTTATGAG TATCTCTTTGATTCTCTTAAGGACACAACAGTACTGAAATGTGGGCACACGATGCACACTGAGTGCTATCACGAGATGATAAAGCGTGACAA ATTGAAGAGACAATCATGCCTGACGATCTTAGATACAAGAAG GTTTGGATTCTATGTAATGACTGTAATGATACAACCGAAGTATTCTTCCACATTATCGGGCAGAAATGTCGACACTGTGAATCATACAACACCCGTATGA
- the LOC104089401 gene encoding E3 ubiquitin-protein ligase MIEL1-like isoform X5, which yields MEDSCNERLDFGKMGYGCKHYRRRCRIRAPCCNEVFDCRHCHNEATSSLHNVFDRHELVRNDVKQVICSVCDTEQPVARVCTNCGVNMGEYFCEVCKFYDDDLDKGQFHCDDCGICRVGGNENFFHCNRCGNFPARLRTFTFLPSLFGSCYSVSLRNNHSCVENSMRHHCPICYEIEETIMPDDLRYKKVWILCNDCNDTTEVFFHIIGQKCRHCESYNTRMIAPPVLP from the exons ATGGAAGACTCCTGCAATGAACGGCTTGATTTTGGTAAAATGGGTTATGG ATGCAAGCACTACAGGAGAAGATGCAGGATCAGGGCACCTTGTTGCAATGAAGTCTTTGACTGTCGCCATTGTCACAATGAAGCTACG AGCTCGTTGCACAATGTATTTGATCGACATGAATTAGTTCGAAATGATGTCAAGCAG GTCATTTGCTCAGTTTGTGATACAGAACAGCCG GTTGCTCGTGTTTGTACAAATTGTGGTGTAAATATGGGAGAATACTTCTGTGAAGTGTGCAAATTCTATGATGATGAT TTAGACAAAGGGCAGTTTCATTGTGATGATTGTGGAATCTGCAG AGTTGGTGGCAATGAGAACTTTTTTCACTGCAATAGATGTG GAAATTTTCCAGCTAGACTCAGAACTTTTACTTTTCTTCCTTCTCTTTTTG GCTCTTGCTATTCAGTTAGTTTACGTAATAACCACTCATGTGTAGAGAACTCCATGCGGCATCATTGTCCTATTTGTTATGAG ATTGAAGAGACAATCATGCCTGACGATCTTAGATACAAGAAG GTTTGGATTCTATGTAATGACTGTAATGATACAACCGAAGTATTCTTCCACATTATCGGGCAGAAATGTCGACACTGTGAATCATACAACACCCGTATGATTGCACCTCCCGTTCTTCCTTAA
- the LOC104089400 gene encoding lipase-like isoform X2: protein MDGRTLLKMVIITCLIAYSTGRELKVEDRRTIYNHTLATILVEYAATVYISDLTELFTWTCPRCDDLTKGFQIIELIVDVKRCLQAFVGVAPDLNAIVIAFRGTQGTSIQNWIEDLYWKQLDIDYPGTEDAMVHHGFYSAYHNTTLRPGVLSAVKTAKKLYGDIPIMVTGHSMGGAMAAFCGLDLTVNLGSQNVSVMTFGQPRIGNAAFVSYYSKRVPNTIRVTHEHDIVPHLPPYYQYFPQKTYHHFPTEVWLHNVGLGILAYTVEKVCDDSGEDPSCSR, encoded by the exons ATGGATGGAAGAACTTTATTAAAGATGGTTATAATCACCTGCTTAATTGCCTATTCAACTGGTAGAG AACTCAAAGTGGAGGATCGAAGGACAATCTACAATCATACGCTTGCAACCATATTAGTGGAATATGCTGCAACg GTCTATATCTCAGATTTGACAGAACTATTTACTTGGACATGCCCAAGATGTGATGATTTGACGAAG GGGTTTCAAATTATAGAGCTCATTGTTGATGTGAAGCGATGTCTACAG GCATTTGTGGGAGTGGCTCCAGATCTTAATGCCATTGTAATTGCTTTCCGAGGCACTCAAGGAACCAG CATACAGAATTGGATTGAGGATCTATACTGGAAGCAGCTTGATATAGATTATCCTGGAACAGAAGATGCAATG GTGCATCATGGATTTTATTCTGCTTACCACAATACAACATTACGCCCTGGAGTGCTAAGTGCTGTTAAAACAGCAAAAAAGCTGTATGGAGACATTCCTATTATGGTGACAGGGCATTCAATGGGAGGGGCCATGGCTGCTTTTTGTGGATTGGATCTCACA GTAAATCTTGGCTCGCAGAATGTTTCAGTTATGACATTTGGACAACCTCGAATTGGCAATGCTGCTTTTGTGTCCTACTATAGCAAACGGGTGCCAAACACGATTCGTGTCACACATGAACATGATATTGTGCCTCATCTGCCCCCGTACTATCAGTATTTCCCTCAAAAAACTTATCATCATTTTCCTACAGAG GTCTGGCTCCATAACGTTGGCCTTGGAATTCTTGCTTATACAGTTGAAAAGGTCTGTGATGATTCTGGGGAAGACCCTTCTTGTAGCAGGTAA